The Rhodococcus sp. X156 genome window below encodes:
- a CDS encoding ABC transporter permease, with protein sequence MRSTLDATSVVFTRDMRLLLRNPVWVFFGLAQPVLFLVLFGPLLTNVRAGGLGGEASWSLFVPGLLLQLTIFGAGFAGFGIIQEMREGVLERQRVTPAPRLSLLLGRTLGNTVTIGVQGVILVLVAVPFGLRPTWGGVAITLVLICVLALGVSAASYSMGIILKDEDSFAPFVQGVSLPLLLLSGVFLPMSLAPGWLENLSRINPLVYLVDAARSLFRGELSGGTVTTGVIVTVVLTALLAWWGTRTFQRMSA encoded by the coding sequence ATGCGCTCCACCCTCGACGCGACGTCCGTGGTGTTCACCCGGGACATGCGGCTGCTGCTGCGCAACCCGGTGTGGGTGTTCTTCGGGCTGGCCCAGCCCGTCCTGTTCCTGGTGCTGTTCGGCCCGCTGCTCACCAACGTGCGCGCGGGCGGGCTCGGCGGCGAGGCGTCGTGGTCGCTGTTCGTGCCCGGCCTGCTGCTGCAGCTCACCATCTTCGGGGCGGGCTTCGCCGGGTTCGGCATCATCCAGGAGATGCGTGAGGGCGTGCTGGAGCGCCAGCGGGTGACCCCGGCGCCGCGGCTGTCGCTGCTGCTCGGGCGGACGCTGGGCAACACGGTGACCATCGGGGTGCAGGGGGTGATCCTGGTGTTGGTGGCCGTGCCGTTCGGGTTGCGACCGACCTGGGGTGGGGTGGCGATCACCCTGGTGCTGATCTGCGTGCTGGCTCTGGGGGTGTCAGCGGCGTCGTACTCGATGGGCATCATCCTCAAGGATGAGGACTCCTTCGCCCCGTTCGTGCAGGGCGTCTCGCTGCCCCTGCTGCTGCTGTCCGGGGTGTTCCTGCCGATGTCGCTGGCGCCGGGCTGGCTGGAGAACCTGAGCAGGATCAACCCGCTGGTGTACCTGGTGGACGCGGCGCGCTCGCTGTTCCGCGGCGAGCTCTCCGGCGGCACGGTGACGACCGGAGTCATCGTCACCGTGGTGCTCACCGCGCTGCTGGCCTGGTGGGGGACGCGCACCTTCCAGCGGATGTCCGCCTGA